The following proteins come from a genomic window of Oricola thermophila:
- a CDS encoding YtoQ family protein, which produces MTWTIYLSGEIHTDWRDRIREGVAAAGLPVNLTGPVTHHEASDDCGVAILGAEPDKFWHDHKGAQVNAIRTRTLIGKADIVVVRFGEKYKQWNAAFDAGYAAALGKPLIVMHQAEHAHALKEVDAAALAVARTPEQVVELLRYVVNGELAGYTDGQTIAE; this is translated from the coding sequence ATGACCTGGACCATCTATCTTTCAGGCGAGATCCACACGGACTGGCGCGACAGGATTCGGGAAGGTGTCGCCGCAGCCGGCCTTCCCGTCAATCTGACCGGACCGGTTACGCATCACGAGGCATCGGACGATTGCGGCGTCGCCATCCTCGGCGCCGAGCCGGACAAGTTCTGGCACGATCACAAGGGCGCACAGGTCAATGCGATCCGCACCCGCACGCTGATAGGCAAGGCCGATATCGTCGTCGTGCGCTTCGGCGAGAAATACAAGCAGTGGAACGCCGCCTTCGATGCCGGCTATGCGGCCGCGCTCGGCAAGCCGCTCATCGTCATGCACCAGGCAGAGCACGCCCATGCGCTGAAGGAGGTCGATGCCGCAGCACTCGCCGTCGCGAGGACGCCGGAACAGGTCGTCGAACTGCTGCGCTATGTCGTCAACGGCGAACTGGCCGGCTACACGGACGGACAAACGATCGCCGAATAA
- the grxD gene encoding Grx4 family monothiol glutaredoxin, with product MSGIKDFIDQEVKSNDVVLFMKGTPGFPQCGFSGQVVQILDYLGVDYKGINVLADDDLRQGIKDYSNWPTIPQLYVKGEFVGGCDIVREMFQAGELQDHLQEKGVAVKGAA from the coding sequence ATGAGCGGTATCAAGGATTTCATCGACCAGGAAGTGAAGTCGAACGACGTCGTCCTGTTCATGAAGGGCACGCCGGGCTTTCCCCAGTGCGGATTTTCGGGACAGGTCGTGCAGATTCTCGACTATCTCGGCGTCGACTACAAGGGCATCAATGTGCTCGCCGATGATGACCTGCGTCAGGGCATCAAGGACTATTCCAACTGGCCGACCATCCCGCAGCTCTACGTGAAGGGCGAGTTTGTCGGCGGCTGCGATATCGTCCGCGAAATGTTCCAGGCAGGCGAGCTGCAGGACCATCTTCAGGAAAAGGGTGTGGCGGTCAAAGGTGCCGCCTGA
- a CDS encoding BolA family protein, which yields MPMNASEIEKMIKEAIPDAQVTIRDMAGDGDHYAAEVVSESFRGKSRVQQHQMVYQALQGKMGGVLHALALQTSAPD from the coding sequence ATGCCAATGAACGCCTCGGAAATCGAGAAAATGATCAAGGAGGCGATTCCGGATGCGCAGGTCACGATCCGGGACATGGCCGGCGACGGCGACCACTATGCAGCCGAAGTGGTTTCGGAGAGTTTTCGCGGCAAGTCGCGCGTCCAGCAGCATCAGATGGTTTACCAGGCATTGCAGGGCAAGATGGGCGGCGTCCTGCACGCACTCGCGCTACAGACTTCGGCGCCGGATTGA
- the purL gene encoding phosphoribosylformylglycinamidine synthase subunit PurL, translating into MSIRNSIPITPELVEAHGITPDEYERILELTGREPTFTELGIWSAMWNEHCSYKSSKKWLKTLPTTGPQVIQGPGENAGVVDIGDGDCVVFKMESHNHPSYIEPYQGAATGVGGILRDVFTMGARPVAAMNALRFGEPDHPKTRHLVSGVVAGVGGYGNSFGVPTVGGEVEFDARYNGNILVNAFAAGIAKTDAIFLSEAKGVGLPVVYLGAKTGRDGVGGATMASAEFGDDIDEKRPTVQVGDPFTEKCLLEACLELMASGAVIAIQDMGAAGLTCSAVEMGAKGNLGILLDLDKVPVREERMTAYEMMLSESQERMLMVLRPEKEDEAKAIFQKWGLDFAVVGKTTDDLRFRVLHEGEEVANLPIKELGDEAPEYDRPWMTPAQYQEMDASQFEEPEDYGEALKRILGSPNMASRRWVWEQYDTLIQGNSLQLPGGDAGVVRVDGHPTKALAFSSDVTPRYCEADPYEGGKQAVAECWRNITATGAEPLAATDNLNFGNPERPEIMGQFVRAIEGIGEACTALGFPIVSGNVSLYNETNGEAILPTPTIAGVGLLPDHSAMARISAMQDGDRIFLLGGDGTHLGQSIFNRVINDRTDGPPPPVDLYCEKRNGDFVRSAIRNSHVTACHDLSDGGMIVALAEMCISSGKGATIDAGDAAPAHALLFGEDQARYLVTVAPENAHFFALNAEGAGVPFRELGTVGGDTLALTAPVQVAISVSELARIHESWFPEFMDANRHAEAAE; encoded by the coding sequence ATGTCCATTCGCAATTCAATTCCCATCACCCCCGAACTCGTCGAAGCCCACGGCATCACGCCGGACGAATATGAACGCATACTGGAGCTGACCGGCCGCGAACCGACCTTTACCGAACTCGGCATCTGGTCGGCCATGTGGAACGAGCACTGTTCCTACAAGTCCTCCAAGAAATGGCTTAAGACGCTCCCAACCACCGGGCCGCAGGTCATCCAGGGACCGGGCGAGAATGCCGGCGTGGTCGATATCGGGGACGGCGATTGCGTCGTCTTCAAGATGGAGAGCCACAACCATCCCTCCTATATCGAGCCGTACCAGGGCGCGGCGACCGGCGTCGGCGGCATCCTGCGCGATGTCTTCACCATGGGCGCGCGGCCTGTTGCGGCGATGAATGCCCTGCGCTTCGGCGAGCCCGACCACCCCAAGACCCGCCACCTCGTTTCAGGTGTCGTTGCCGGCGTCGGAGGATACGGAAACTCGTTTGGCGTACCGACCGTTGGCGGCGAGGTCGAGTTCGATGCGCGGTACAATGGCAACATACTTGTCAATGCATTTGCCGCCGGCATCGCCAAGACGGATGCGATCTTCCTCTCCGAGGCCAAGGGCGTCGGCCTTCCCGTCGTCTATCTCGGCGCCAAGACCGGCCGCGACGGCGTCGGCGGCGCCACGATGGCCTCCGCCGAATTCGGTGACGACATAGACGAGAAACGCCCGACGGTTCAGGTCGGTGACCCGTTCACCGAGAAATGCCTTCTGGAAGCCTGTCTTGAGCTTATGGCCTCGGGCGCGGTGATCGCCATCCAGGACATGGGTGCGGCGGGCCTCACCTGCTCGGCGGTCGAGATGGGTGCCAAGGGCAATCTCGGCATCCTGCTCGATCTCGACAAGGTTCCGGTGCGCGAGGAGCGCATGACTGCCTACGAGATGATGCTGTCTGAAAGCCAGGAGCGCATGCTGATGGTGCTGCGCCCGGAGAAGGAAGATGAAGCCAAGGCAATCTTCCAGAAATGGGGACTCGATTTCGCCGTCGTCGGCAAGACGACGGACGACCTGCGCTTCCGCGTCCTTCACGAGGGCGAGGAAGTCGCCAATCTGCCGATCAAGGAACTCGGCGACGAGGCACCGGAATACGATCGTCCGTGGATGACGCCGGCGCAGTACCAGGAAATGGATGCCTCCCAGTTCGAGGAACCCGAGGACTATGGCGAGGCACTGAAGAGAATCCTCGGATCGCCCAACATGGCATCGCGCCGATGGGTGTGGGAGCAATACGATACGCTTATCCAGGGCAATTCCCTGCAACTGCCCGGCGGCGACGCAGGCGTGGTGCGCGTTGACGGCCATCCGACCAAGGCGCTGGCCTTCTCCTCCGACGTGACCCCGCGCTACTGCGAAGCCGATCCCTACGAAGGCGGCAAGCAGGCGGTCGCCGAGTGCTGGCGGAACATTACGGCCACGGGCGCGGAACCCTTGGCGGCAACCGACAACCTCAATTTCGGCAATCCGGAACGCCCGGAAATCATGGGCCAGTTCGTTCGCGCCATCGAGGGAATCGGCGAGGCCTGCACGGCCCTCGGCTTTCCGATCGTGTCCGGCAACGTCTCGCTTTACAACGAGACGAATGGCGAGGCCATCCTGCCGACACCGACCATCGCCGGCGTCGGTCTCCTGCCCGACCATTCCGCAATGGCGCGAATTTCCGCCATGCAGGACGGCGACAGGATCTTCCTGCTTGGGGGCGACGGCACCCATCTCGGCCAGTCCATCTTCAATCGCGTCATCAACGACCGCACCGACGGGCCGCCGCCGCCGGTGGACCTGTATTGCGAGAAACGCAACGGCGATTTCGTTCGCTCGGCCATACGCAACAGCCATGTGACGGCCTGTCACGACCTCTCCGATGGCGGCATGATCGTGGCACTCGCGGAAATGTGCATCTCCTCCGGAAAGGGGGCGACTATCGATGCCGGCGACGCCGCTCCTGCCCATGCATTGCTTTTCGGCGAGGACCAGGCCCGCTACCTCGTCACGGTCGCCCCCGAGAACGCGCATTTCTTCGCGCTCAACGCCGAGGGGGCCGGCGTTCCGTTCCGCGAGCTCGGCACGGTCGGCGGCGACACGCTCGCATTGACTGCGCCCGTGCAGGTCGCCATATCTGTATCGGAACTGGCGCGAATCCATGAATCCTGGTTCCCCGAATTCATGGATGCCAATCGACACGCGGAAGCCGCAGAGTAG
- a CDS encoding PLP-dependent aminotransferase family protein codes for MTNWVPNLDDGEGPLYMRLAGRIEEAIETGTLSLGTKLPPQRNLAFDLGVTVGTVSRAYSIVRERGLVSGEVGRGTYVTGPASAPPRDEEQSIVFTPDANTRIAERYSSGEMIRFDASAAPLVPISETLERLTARILREDPLQVSDYIRSVSPDWQRAGQTWLANRNWRPPMEDIAPVQGVHSGIVAIIAAMTLPGDRIAVEELSYANVPRAAQMMGRRPVSVAIDEYGAIPEKLEHICAQQHPKLIFLMPGLQNPTLAVMPQERREAIAAIARRYNLLIIEDNVYGCLHDDPIPPIASLAPELTFHVSGLSKAVAAGLRAAWVACPPRMAGRVVTATRLLTGGKTYLLTELAARMVLCGAAEEIRGRVAAEIADRVAIVREMLDGYEFTSSNYAPFIWLKLPDPWLSGTFKTAAEREGVLIDSEDEFKSARSERSFHRVRIAFSNPVDRDVVRDGLQRLRALLESGAGAYESFD; via the coding sequence ATGACAAATTGGGTACCAAACCTCGATGACGGCGAGGGTCCGCTGTACATGCGTCTCGCCGGACGGATCGAGGAAGCGATCGAAACCGGCACGCTTTCGCTTGGAACGAAGCTTCCGCCTCAGCGCAACCTTGCATTCGATCTCGGGGTTACTGTGGGCACGGTAAGTCGCGCCTATTCGATCGTGCGCGAGCGCGGGCTTGTCTCGGGTGAGGTCGGGCGCGGGACCTATGTGACGGGCCCGGCCAGCGCCCCTCCACGGGATGAGGAACAAAGCATCGTCTTCACGCCGGACGCAAACACCCGGATCGCCGAACGTTATTCGTCGGGCGAAATGATCCGCTTCGATGCCTCCGCCGCGCCGCTGGTACCAATCAGCGAAACGCTGGAGCGTCTCACCGCCCGGATCCTGCGCGAGGACCCGCTTCAGGTATCCGACTACATCCGCTCTGTCTCACCGGACTGGCAACGCGCCGGCCAGACATGGCTCGCCAATCGCAACTGGCGACCGCCGATGGAAGACATCGCCCCGGTACAGGGTGTGCATTCGGGCATTGTCGCCATCATAGCGGCGATGACCCTTCCAGGAGACCGCATCGCCGTCGAAGAGTTGAGCTATGCCAACGTGCCCCGCGCGGCGCAGATGATGGGGCGCCGGCCTGTGAGCGTGGCGATCGACGAATACGGAGCGATTCCGGAAAAGCTGGAACACATTTGCGCGCAACAGCATCCGAAGCTGATCTTCCTGATGCCGGGACTTCAGAACCCGACCCTGGCGGTCATGCCCCAGGAACGCCGCGAAGCGATCGCGGCGATAGCAAGGCGCTACAACCTTCTCATCATCGAGGACAACGTCTACGGCTGCCTGCACGACGACCCGATTCCTCCGATAGCGTCGCTCGCCCCGGAACTGACCTTCCACGTTTCCGGCCTGTCGAAGGCGGTTGCCGCGGGGCTGCGCGCCGCCTGGGTCGCCTGCCCGCCGCGCATGGCCGGCCGGGTGGTGACCGCGACACGGCTCCTGACGGGCGGAAAGACATACCTGCTGACCGAGCTTGCGGCACGAATGGTGCTATGCGGAGCAGCCGAGGAAATAAGGGGACGTGTGGCGGCGGAGATAGCCGATCGCGTTGCCATCGTGCGGGAAATGCTCGACGGCTATGAATTCACGTCCTCCAACTACGCCCCGTTCATCTGGCTCAAACTGCCGGATCCGTGGCTGTCGGGCACATTCAAGACTGCCGCCGAGCGGGAGGGGGTACTGATCGATTCCGAGGACGAGTTCAAGTCCGCTCGCTCCGAGCGATCCTTCCACCGCGTCCGAATTGCCTTCTCCAATCCCGTCGATCGGGATGTCGTGCGTGACGGCCTCCAGCGCTTGCGGGCCCTCCTCGAGAGCGGGGCCGGTGCCTATGAAAGCTTCGACTGA
- a CDS encoding DUF1127 domain-containing protein, whose amino-acid sequence MVSIDAIVPHNGPVRIGYRTYAGIGAVPLRDWLGVFVAIIRARMTKRRTRLHLRELTDDQLRDIGLTREQARFEANKPFWWR is encoded by the coding sequence ATGGTATCAATCGATGCAATTGTCCCGCATAATGGCCCTGTACGCATCGGCTACAGGACATATGCCGGCATTGGCGCAGTGCCTTTGCGAGATTGGCTAGGGGTGTTCGTAGCCATTATCCGTGCGCGAATGACGAAGCGCCGTACCCGGTTGCACCTGCGTGAGCTAACGGACGATCAACTGCGTGATATCGGCCTGACGCGCGAACAGGCACGTTTCGAGGCGAACAAGCCTTTCTGGTGGCGCTAG
- the purQ gene encoding phosphoribosylformylglycinamidine synthase subunit PurQ: MKSAVVLLPGLNRDRDMIAAITKISGKEPLTVWQTDTEIPDVDLIVVPGGFSYGDYLRCGAIGARMPVMEAIRRKAEAGVRVMGVCNGFQILLEAGLLPGALMRNASLKFVCKEVKLEVVNADTDFTRAYARGQIIRCPVAHHDGNYFADAETLKRLNGNRQVVFRYAEGTNPNGSIEDIAGIVNEAGNVLGMMPHPENLIEAAHGGTDGRGLFESALDCLDKAAA, encoded by the coding sequence ATGAAATCCGCTGTCGTCCTCCTCCCCGGCCTCAACCGCGACCGCGACATGATCGCGGCGATCACGAAGATATCCGGCAAGGAGCCGTTGACCGTCTGGCAGACGGACACGGAAATTCCCGATGTGGACCTGATCGTCGTACCGGGCGGATTTTCCTATGGCGACTACCTGCGCTGCGGTGCCATCGGCGCGCGCATGCCGGTCATGGAAGCGATCCGTCGCAAGGCCGAAGCCGGCGTTCGCGTCATGGGCGTTTGCAACGGTTTTCAGATCCTGCTGGAAGCGGGCCTCCTGCCCGGTGCGCTGATGCGCAATGCCTCTCTGAAATTTGTCTGCAAGGAAGTGAAGCTCGAAGTCGTCAACGCGGACACGGATTTCACCCGTGCCTATGCCCGGGGCCAGATCATCCGCTGTCCTGTCGCCCATCACGACGGCAATTATTTCGCCGACGCGGAGACACTGAAACGCCTCAACGGAAACCGCCAGGTCGTGTTCCGCTACGCCGAGGGCACCAACCCCAACGGCTCCATCGAGGACATCGCCGGCATAGTCAACGAGGCCGGCAACGTGCTCGGCATGATGCCGCATCCGGAGAATCTCATCGAGGCAGCCCATGGAGGCACCGACGGAAGAGGCCTCTTCGAGAGTGCACTCGATTGCCTCGACAAGGCTGCGGCTTGA
- a CDS encoding acyltransferase family protein: MDTKKRYDWVDAAKGISIILVVMMYAAHNVGKYTGETGFLHYVIGFATPFRMPEFFLISGLFLSQVIGRDWKRYADRRVVHYFYFYAVWVAINIVLKVGIAGRDPGAMLSDLAVAVVQPYGVFWFIYMLGVFSLAAKLAWQFRLPHWLVIAAAAGLQLAPIDVASYAVTQFCAYFVFFYLGYAASPLIFRFVEGAAARPLAAVLGLAAWAAAEAFLVFWPDGTLLPLDMKMGYAAFPPLHLTLAVIGAIALCVGSALLTKFTFMDWLRRLGQHSLAVYLAFTLPMSAIRIIAMKTGLTDTSLLSSLVLVGAVSAPVVLYLIVKRTGIATFLFERPAWAHIPGTPGSRNPAPVAAPAE; this comes from the coding sequence ATGGATACGAAAAAGAGATACGACTGGGTCGATGCAGCCAAGGGCATTTCCATCATCCTCGTGGTGATGATGTATGCCGCGCACAATGTCGGCAAATATACCGGCGAGACCGGGTTCCTGCACTATGTGATCGGCTTCGCCACCCCGTTTCGCATGCCCGAGTTCTTCCTGATATCGGGTCTCTTCCTCTCGCAGGTCATCGGCCGCGACTGGAAGCGCTATGCCGACCGCCGCGTGGTGCACTATTTCTACTTCTATGCCGTCTGGGTGGCGATCAATATCGTGCTGAAAGTGGGTATCGCCGGACGCGATCCCGGCGCCATGCTTTCGGATCTGGCGGTGGCGGTGGTCCAGCCCTACGGCGTCTTCTGGTTCATCTACATGCTCGGCGTGTTCAGCCTCGCCGCGAAACTCGCCTGGCAGTTCCGCCTACCCCACTGGCTGGTGATCGCCGCGGCCGCGGGCCTGCAGCTGGCTCCGATCGACGTCGCGAGCTACGCGGTGACGCAGTTCTGCGCCTACTTCGTCTTCTTCTACCTCGGTTACGCCGCCTCCCCCCTGATTTTCAGGTTCGTGGAAGGTGCAGCCGCGCGGCCCCTGGCGGCGGTGCTTGGCCTGGCTGCGTGGGCAGCGGCCGAGGCCTTTCTCGTCTTCTGGCCCGACGGCACCCTGCTGCCGCTTGACATGAAGATGGGCTATGCCGCCTTTCCGCCGCTGCATCTGACGCTGGCCGTTATTGGCGCGATCGCCCTGTGTGTCGGCAGCGCACTCCTGACGAAATTCACCTTCATGGACTGGCTCCGCCGGCTCGGACAGCACTCGCTTGCCGTCTATCTCGCCTTCACATTGCCCATGTCGGCCATCCGCATCATCGCGATGAAGACCGGGTTGACGGACACGAGCCTGCTCAGCAGCCTTGTCCTGGTCGGGGCGGTGTCCGCGCCGGTCGTACTCTACCTGATCGTGAAGCGGACCGGCATCGCGACCTTCCTGTTCGAACGACCGGCCTGGGCACATATTCCCGGCACACCCGGCAGCCGCAATCCGGCCCCGGTCGCAGCGCCGGCGGAATGA
- the purS gene encoding phosphoribosylformylglycinamidine synthase subunit PurS yields MIKARVTVTLKNGVLDPQGKAIEGALHALEFPQVAKVRQGKVFDVELDTKDRARAEADLKAMCEKLLANTVIEDYTFEIE; encoded by the coding sequence ATGATCAAGGCACGCGTAACCGTCACCCTCAAGAACGGCGTTCTCGACCCGCAGGGCAAGGCGATAGAGGGCGCCCTGCATGCACTCGAATTTCCCCAGGTCGCAAAGGTCAGGCAGGGCAAGGTGTTCGACGTCGAACTCGACACGAAGGATCGCGCCAGGGCGGAAGCCGACCTGAAGGCGATGTGCGAGAAGCTGCTCGCCAACACGGTGATCGAGGACTACACCTTCGAAATCGAATAG
- the purC gene encoding phosphoribosylaminoimidazolesuccinocarboxamide synthase: MKQRRRIYEGKAKILYEGPEPGTLVQFFKDDATAFNKKKHDVIEGKGVLNNRISEYIFTHLNRIGIPTHFIKRLNMREQLIREVEIIPLEVVVRNIAAGSISKRLGIEEGTVLPRSVIEFYYKADALDDPMVTEEHVTAFGWASPQEIDDIMALAIRVNDFLTGLFLGIGIQLVDFKIECGRLYEGDMMRIVVADEISPDSCRLWDLKTNEKLDKDRFRRDLGGLVEAYQEVARRLGIMNENESPRPKGPVLVK; this comes from the coding sequence ATGAAACAGCGCCGCCGCATCTATGAAGGCAAAGCCAAGATCCTCTACGAAGGACCGGAACCCGGCACCCTCGTCCAGTTCTTCAAGGACGATGCAACGGCCTTCAACAAGAAGAAGCATGATGTCATCGAGGGCAAGGGCGTCCTCAACAACCGGATTTCGGAATACATCTTCACCCATCTGAACCGGATCGGCATCCCGACGCACTTCATAAAGCGTCTGAACATGCGCGAGCAGCTGATCCGCGAAGTCGAGATCATTCCGCTGGAAGTCGTGGTGCGAAACATTGCCGCAGGCTCGATCTCCAAGCGTCTCGGCATCGAGGAAGGCACCGTGCTGCCCCGCTCTGTCATCGAGTTCTACTACAAGGCGGATGCGCTGGACGATCCGATGGTCACGGAAGAACACGTCACCGCGTTCGGCTGGGCCAGCCCGCAGGAAATCGACGACATCATGGCACTCGCCATCCGCGTCAACGATTTCCTTACCGGCCTGTTCCTCGGCATCGGCATCCAGTTGGTCGATTTCAAGATCGAGTGCGGCCGCCTCTATGAAGGCGACATGATGCGGATCGTCGTCGCCGACGAGATTTCACCCGACTCCTGCCGGCTATGGGATCTCAAGACCAACGAGAAGCTGGACAAGGACCGTTTCCGGCGCGACCTCGGCGGCCTGGTGGAAGCATACCAGGAAGTCGCGCGCCGTCTCGGCATCATGAACGAAAACGAGTCGCCGCGCCCCAAGGGGCCGGTTCTGGTCAAATAG
- a CDS encoding DUF1476 domain-containing protein, which produces MSMKDRKDAYENKFAHDEELRFKAIARRNKLLGLWAAEKLGKTGDEAEAYAKEVVLADFEEAGDDDVFRKVRGDFDAAGVEQSDHQIRRTMDELLEEAIAQVQAE; this is translated from the coding sequence ATGTCGATGAAAGATCGTAAGGACGCGTACGAGAACAAGTTCGCCCATGACGAGGAGCTGCGTTTCAAGGCGATAGCCCGCCGAAACAAGCTTCTTGGCCTGTGGGCGGCCGAAAAGCTGGGCAAGACTGGCGACGAGGCCGAGGCCTATGCCAAGGAAGTGGTCCTCGCCGATTTCGAGGAAGCCGGTGACGATGACGTGTTCCGCAAGGTGCGCGGCGACTTCGACGCTGCCGGTGTCGAGCAGTCCGACCACCAGATCCGCCGCACGATGGACGAGCTTCTCGAGGAGGCGATCGCGCAGGTGCAGGCCGAATAG
- a CDS encoding RBBP9/YdeN family alpha/beta hydrolase, giving the protein MKIKDAEILIIPGYKNSSPDHWQSRWEGNMATARRVEQAEWSKPVRDDWVSRVREEISRATKPVVLVAHSLGVAAAVHAVQDRPENVRGGFFVAPPEVDNPGIRPRHLTTFGPYPSAPLPFPAFVIASRNDPFSTFEKAADAAADWGAFLVDAGESGHINAESGHGPWPEGLMVFAEFMKRL; this is encoded by the coding sequence ATGAAGATCAAAGACGCAGAAATCCTGATCATACCGGGCTACAAGAATTCCAGTCCCGACCACTGGCAATCGCGATGGGAAGGAAACATGGCGACGGCCCGTCGCGTGGAGCAGGCAGAGTGGTCGAAGCCCGTACGCGATGACTGGGTATCGCGTGTTCGCGAGGAAATATCGCGCGCGACGAAACCCGTCGTCCTCGTGGCCCACTCGCTCGGTGTCGCAGCGGCCGTCCATGCGGTCCAGGACCGGCCTGAAAATGTCAGGGGCGGCTTCTTCGTGGCGCCGCCGGAAGTTGACAATCCCGGGATCAGGCCGAGACACCTGACGACATTCGGTCCCTATCCCAGCGCGCCGCTACCCTTTCCGGCGTTCGTCATCGCGAGCCGGAACGATCCGTTCTCGACCTTCGAGAAGGCCGCCGATGCGGCTGCCGACTGGGGGGCATTCCTGGTGGATGCCGGAGAATCCGGACACATCAACGCCGAATCGGGCCACGGCCCGTGGCCCGAAGGATTGATGGTCTTCGCGGAATTCATGAAAAGGCTGTGA
- a CDS encoding EamA family transporter, whose amino-acid sequence MPIAHILLAMLVSAVYGTAFVAIKLSVTELPPLLVTGYRYLFAAVPLIFFVPAPKVPARLLVAYGLTQGVVMFGLIFSAIRLGMPPGLASLVVQMQVFFTVFFSAAMFGERPRAREIAGAAIAIAGILLIGFASSEVTPAIPFLMVIASAAAWGLANVIAKAAKPRAMLGFVGWSSLAAPVPLFLLSMLLEGTAFGLPDHVPSMTAVLSIAFLAYPTTVFAFAAWVFLLRSHPAATVTPFALLIPVFGMASTAVAFGEALTPMAAAGSALVFVGLAVSLFGPFLLRNRD is encoded by the coding sequence ATGCCCATAGCGCACATTCTCCTCGCCATGCTGGTGAGCGCCGTCTACGGCACGGCGTTCGTCGCCATCAAGCTCTCGGTCACAGAGCTGCCGCCGCTGCTCGTCACCGGCTACCGGTACCTGTTCGCCGCGGTTCCGCTGATCTTCTTCGTGCCGGCGCCCAAGGTGCCGGCACGGCTCCTCGTCGCCTACGGCCTGACGCAGGGAGTCGTCATGTTCGGGCTGATCTTTTCAGCCATCCGTCTCGGCATGCCGCCCGGCCTGGCCTCGCTGGTCGTGCAGATGCAGGTCTTCTTCACCGTATTCTTCTCGGCGGCCATGTTCGGTGAAAGGCCCCGAGCGCGCGAGATTGCAGGCGCTGCGATCGCCATTGCCGGCATCCTCCTGATCGGCTTCGCCAGTTCCGAGGTTACGCCGGCGATCCCCTTCCTTATGGTCATCGCATCGGCCGCCGCCTGGGGACTGGCGAATGTCATCGCCAAGGCCGCGAAACCCCGCGCGATGCTCGGCTTTGTCGGCTGGTCAAGCCTGGCCGCTCCGGTGCCGCTGTTCCTGCTGTCCATGCTGCTTGAAGGAACTGCCTTCGGCCTGCCCGACCATGTGCCGTCGATGACCGCGGTGCTGTCGATCGCGTTTCTCGCCTATCCGACAACGGTGTTTGCCTTTGCTGCCTGGGTCTTCCTGCTCCGCAGCCATCCCGCCGCAACCGTGACACCATTCGCCCTGCTGATCCCTGTCTTCGGCATGGCATCGACCGCCGTTGCGTTCGGGGAGGCCCTGACGCCCATGGCGGCGGCGGGATCGGCACTCGTCTTCGTCGGGCTTGCCGTCAGCCTGTTCGGCCCTTTCCTGCTGCGGAACCGGGACTGA